A genomic stretch from Haloferax sp. Atlit-12N includes:
- the pabB gene encoding aminodeoxychorismate synthase, component I has product MTAPTVVTDRDDFRATAAVEPAGARVPVEARVAVSDPFDAYRRARRNTGGFFYETTGGQPGWGAFGVSPAERLTVDDPTDDDWGDPGVDTAPSLAALESLVDSETLVRGDCDVPYPCGLFGWLSYDAARELESLPEHTTDDRGLPHLQLGLYDLVASWEEPRPDDCETTLRVTCCPVVDDDADLDAVYDEARTRATDLATEAVEGDPVPVPAPVEADEATFESACGREAFADRVRAAKGYVRDGDTFQANLSQRLVAPAAVHPVDAYAALRQVNPAPYSGLLELPGVDLVSASPELLLRVEGDRLVTEPIAGTRPRGATPEEDDALEADLTTDEKERAEHAMLVDLERNDLGKVSEYGSVEVTEYRRVDRYSEVMHLVSLVEGTRREGTSLADAIAAVFPGGTITGAPKPRTMEIIDELEATRRGPYTGSMFAVGFDDRAVLNIIIRTLVRFEDEYHLRVGAGIVHDSDPDSEYDETLAKARALITAIDEALGERADMTVGAER; this is encoded by the coding sequence ATGACCGCACCGACCGTCGTCACCGACCGCGACGACTTTCGCGCGACCGCCGCGGTCGAACCCGCCGGCGCGCGCGTCCCCGTCGAGGCCCGCGTCGCCGTCTCGGACCCCTTCGACGCCTATCGACGCGCCCGCCGGAACACCGGCGGCTTCTTCTACGAGACGACCGGCGGGCAACCCGGTTGGGGTGCCTTCGGCGTCTCCCCCGCCGAGCGCCTGACCGTCGACGACCCGACCGACGACGACTGGGGCGACCCCGGCGTCGACACCGCGCCGAGCCTCGCCGCGCTCGAGTCGCTCGTCGACTCGGAGACGCTCGTCCGCGGCGACTGCGACGTGCCGTACCCCTGCGGCCTGTTCGGGTGGCTCTCGTACGACGCGGCCCGCGAACTCGAATCGCTCCCCGAGCACACGACCGACGACCGGGGGCTCCCGCACCTGCAACTCGGCCTGTACGACCTCGTGGCGTCGTGGGAGGAGCCCCGACCCGACGACTGCGAGACGACGCTCCGCGTCACCTGCTGTCCCGTCGTCGACGACGACGCCGACCTCGACGCCGTCTACGACGAGGCGCGAACGCGGGCGACCGACCTCGCCACCGAAGCGGTCGAAGGCGACCCCGTGCCGGTCCCCGCGCCCGTCGAAGCCGATGAGGCGACGTTCGAGAGCGCCTGCGGCCGTGAGGCGTTCGCCGACCGCGTCCGCGCCGCGAAGGGGTACGTCCGCGACGGCGACACGTTTCAGGCGAACCTCTCGCAGCGACTCGTCGCGCCCGCCGCGGTCCACCCGGTGGACGCCTACGCCGCGCTCCGACAGGTCAACCCCGCGCCGTACTCGGGCCTGCTCGAACTCCCCGGCGTCGACCTCGTGAGCGCCAGTCCCGAACTCCTCTTGCGCGTCGAGGGCGACCGCCTCGTCACCGAACCCATCGCCGGCACCCGCCCGCGAGGGGCGACGCCCGAGGAGGACGACGCGCTGGAGGCCGACCTGACGACCGACGAGAAGGAGCGCGCCGAACACGCGATGCTCGTCGACCTCGAACGCAACGACCTCGGAAAGGTCTCCGAGTACGGGTCGGTCGAGGTGACGGAGTACCGTCGGGTAGACCGCTACTCGGAGGTGATGCATCTCGTCTCGCTGGTCGAGGGAACCCGGCGCGAGGGGACCAGCCTCGCCGACGCCATCGCCGCGGTGTTCCCCGGCGGGACCATCACAGGCGCGCCGAAGCCCCGGACGATGGAGATAATCGACGAACTCGAAGCCACCCGGCGCGGCCCCTACACCGGGAGCATGTTCGCCGTCGGCTTCGACGACCGCGCGGTGCTGAACATCATCATCCGGACGCTCGTCCGCTTCGAAGACGAGTACCATCTCCGCGTGGGAGCGGGCATCGTCCACGACTCCGACCCCGACAGCGAGTACGACGAGACGCTGGCGAAGGCGCGGGCGCTCATCACCGCCATCGACGAGGCACTCGGCGAGCGCGCGGACATGACCGTGGGGGCGGAGCGATGA